Proteins encoded by one window of Azospirillum brasilense:
- a CDS encoding TspO/MBR family protein translates to MNHRSFVPTEPATDTGPLPFRVHWWQALVFWLLTNTYGVFERGGEPFPGYQPSPLQPPGWAFPVVWFSISLIQLWGCVRLLNAPWTIRWRPALIGMQGALWLLYASFGFAYFTMGSPILAAAWTIAYFIIASTCVLLVWPDDRAIAASWLPLVLWTGFASIVAVHGVVLNPDPLFGLGPGLGTR, encoded by the coding sequence ATGAACCACCGCTCCTTCGTCCCGACGGAACCCGCAACCGACACCGGCCCGCTGCCCTTCCGCGTGCACTGGTGGCAGGCTCTGGTCTTCTGGCTGCTCACCAACACCTACGGCGTGTTCGAGAGGGGCGGGGAGCCGTTTCCCGGCTATCAGCCCTCGCCGCTGCAGCCGCCGGGCTGGGCCTTTCCCGTCGTCTGGTTCAGCATCAGCCTGATCCAGCTCTGGGGCTGCGTGCGGCTGCTGAACGCGCCCTGGACGATCCGCTGGCGCCCGGCGCTGATCGGCATGCAGGGGGCGCTGTGGCTGCTCTACGCCAGCTTCGGCTTCGCCTATTTCACGATGGGCAGCCCGATCCTGGCGGCGGCCTGGACCATCGCCTACTTCATCATCGCCTCGACCTGCGTGCTTCTGGTCTGGCCGGACGACCGCGCCATCGCGGCGAGCTGGCTGCCGCTGGTGCTGTGGACCGGCTTCGCCTCCATCGTCGCCGTCCATGGCGTGGTCCTGAACCCGGACCCGCTGTTCGGGCTGGGGCCGGGGCTGGGGACGCGCTGA
- a CDS encoding lysine-2,3-aminomutase-like protein produces the protein MKAAHSVTDLVAAGLMTPAAGEAVAAVADRYAIALTPYLLETLADAAPGDPLYAQYVPSPEEAYTAPEERADPIGDVARSPVKGIVHRYPDRVLLKPLHACAVYCRFCFRREMVGPGGEALSPEELDAALAYVRTHPEVWEVVVTGGDPLLLSPRRLSHIVRSLSDIPHVGVVRLHTRIPVADPARVTAELVEALKAPELATWMAIHVNHADELTEPARGAIARLADAGIPLLGQTVLLKGINDEAAALEALFRGLVRNRIKPYYLHHPDLAAGTSHFRPTLAEGQALVKGLRGRVSGLCQPTYVLDIPGGHGKAPAAPGWVRPDGEGGYLAEDFTGATHRYRG, from the coding sequence ATGAAGGCAGCCCACAGCGTGACCGATCTGGTGGCCGCCGGGCTGATGACGCCCGCGGCGGGCGAGGCCGTGGCCGCCGTGGCCGACCGCTACGCCATCGCCCTGACCCCGTACCTGCTGGAAACGCTGGCGGACGCCGCTCCCGGCGATCCCCTGTACGCGCAGTACGTCCCCTCTCCGGAGGAGGCGTACACCGCTCCGGAGGAGCGCGCGGACCCCATCGGCGACGTGGCGCGCAGCCCGGTGAAGGGCATCGTCCATCGCTACCCGGACCGGGTCCTGCTGAAGCCGCTGCACGCCTGCGCGGTCTATTGCCGTTTCTGCTTCCGGCGGGAAATGGTCGGTCCCGGCGGCGAGGCCCTGTCGCCCGAGGAGCTGGACGCCGCGCTGGCGTACGTGCGTACACACCCCGAGGTGTGGGAGGTCGTGGTGACCGGCGGCGATCCGCTGCTGCTGTCGCCGCGGCGGCTGTCGCACATTGTCCGCAGCCTGTCGGATATTCCCCATGTCGGGGTGGTCCGGCTGCACACCCGCATCCCCGTCGCCGACCCGGCGCGCGTGACGGCGGAGCTGGTCGAGGCGCTGAAGGCGCCGGAGCTGGCGACTTGGATGGCCATCCATGTCAACCACGCCGACGAATTGACGGAGCCGGCGCGCGGCGCCATCGCCCGTCTGGCCGATGCCGGCATTCCCCTGCTCGGCCAGACGGTGCTGCTGAAGGGCATCAACGACGAGGCGGCGGCGCTGGAGGCGCTGTTCCGGGGATTGGTGCGCAACCGGATCAAGCCCTATTACCTGCACCATCCCGACCTCGCCGCCGGCACCAGCCATTTCCGCCCGACCCTGGCCGAGGGGCAGGCGCTGGTGAAGGGGCTGCGCGGGCGCGTCTCCGGTCTCTGCCAGCCGACCTATGTGCTGGATATCCCCGGCGGGCACGGCAAGGCCCCAGCCGCGCCGGGCTGGGTGCGGCCCGATGGCGAGGGCGGCTATCTCGCGGAGGACTTCACCGGGGCGACGCACCGCTACCGCGGCTGA
- a CDS encoding glycerophosphoryl diester phosphodiesterase, translating to MLSTLPRLIGHRGAKENAPENTLASLREAARQGAAWVEVDVMLTRDRVPVLIHDDTLERTTNGAGPVPDFTLAELKALDAGSWFDARFAGETVPTLEEALGVIRKLGLGLNLEIKPYPGQEVATAEAALDLLTRLWPSGLPLLVSSFEVPCLEVARDRAPEIPRGYLLWDPPADWAAIADRIGAATLNVHQNRQTAESVAAYRATGRPVLAYTVNDAARARTLFGWGVAGVFTDAPGRLAAELAEQTPL from the coding sequence ATGCTGTCGACTCTTCCCCGCCTGATCGGCCACCGCGGCGCCAAGGAAAACGCGCCGGAAAACACGCTCGCCAGCCTGCGCGAGGCCGCCCGCCAGGGCGCCGCCTGGGTCGAGGTCGACGTGATGCTCACCCGCGACCGCGTGCCGGTGCTGATCCACGACGACACGCTGGAGCGCACCACCAACGGCGCCGGACCGGTGCCCGACTTCACCCTGGCGGAGCTGAAGGCGCTGGACGCCGGTTCCTGGTTCGACGCCCGTTTCGCCGGCGAAACGGTGCCGACCCTGGAGGAGGCGCTGGGCGTGATCCGCAAGTTGGGCCTGGGTCTCAATCTGGAGATCAAACCCTATCCCGGCCAGGAGGTGGCGACGGCGGAAGCCGCGCTGGATCTGCTGACGCGGCTGTGGCCGAGCGGCCTGCCCCTGCTGGTGTCCAGCTTCGAGGTGCCCTGCCTGGAGGTGGCGCGCGACCGGGCGCCGGAGATTCCGCGCGGCTACCTGCTGTGGGACCCGCCGGCCGACTGGGCGGCCATCGCCGACCGCATCGGCGCGGCCACGCTGAACGTCCACCAGAACCGCCAGACGGCGGAGAGCGTCGCCGCCTACCGTGCCACCGGGCGCCCGGTGCTGGCCTACACGGTCAACGACGCGGCGCGGGCTCGCACGCTGTTCGGCTGGGGTGTGGCCGGCGTCTTCACCGACGCGCCGGGCCGGCTGGCGGCGGAACTGGCCGAACAGACGCCCCTGTGA
- the ypfJ gene encoding KPN_02809 family neutral zinc metallopeptidase encodes MRWQDGRESENVEDRRGAPGSGGFRTGGIGIPIGRGGIGIGGLAVIVVVSLLLGINPLDLLQGTAPQEQARYEQSDAPRGGGDDELKRFVSVVLADTEDTWAAQFQQIGRTYQDPALVLFSGTVDSGCGFAQAAMGPFYCPQDRKVYIDLSFYRDLRDRFRAPGDFAQAYVIAHEVGHHVQNLLGISDRVQQAQRQAGSQAEANGLSVRLELQADCFAGLWANHANRERQIIEPGDVEEALAAASAIGDDRLQRQSRGTVTPDSFTHGSSAQRVQWFRTGLERGELNACDTFGAGRL; translated from the coding sequence ATGCGGTGGCAGGACGGTCGCGAGAGCGAGAATGTCGAGGACCGGCGCGGCGCGCCTGGAAGCGGCGGGTTCCGCACCGGCGGGATCGGCATCCCCATCGGGCGCGGCGGGATCGGCATCGGCGGGCTGGCGGTGATCGTGGTGGTGTCGCTTCTGCTCGGCATCAACCCGCTGGACCTGCTGCAGGGCACGGCGCCGCAGGAGCAGGCCCGTTACGAGCAGTCCGACGCCCCGCGCGGCGGTGGCGACGACGAGTTGAAGCGCTTCGTCTCGGTCGTCCTCGCCGACACGGAGGACACCTGGGCCGCCCAGTTCCAGCAGATCGGGCGGACCTACCAGGACCCGGCGCTGGTGCTGTTCTCCGGCACGGTGGATTCGGGCTGCGGTTTCGCCCAGGCGGCGATGGGTCCCTTCTACTGTCCGCAGGACCGCAAGGTGTACATCGACCTCAGCTTCTACCGCGACCTGCGCGACCGTTTCCGCGCGCCGGGCGACTTCGCCCAGGCCTATGTGATCGCCCATGAGGTCGGCCATCATGTGCAGAACCTGCTGGGCATTTCCGACCGGGTGCAGCAGGCCCAGCGGCAGGCCGGATCGCAGGCCGAGGCCAACGGGCTGTCGGTACGGCTGGAGCTTCAGGCCGACTGCTTCGCCGGCCTGTGGGCCAACCACGCCAACCGAGAGCGCCAGATCATCGAGCCCGGCGACGTCGAGGAGGCCCTGGCGGCGGCCAGCGCCATCGGCGACGACCGCCTGCAGCGCCAGTCCCGCGGCACGGTTACGCCGGACAGCTTCACCCACGGCAGTTCCGCCCAACGGGTGCAATGGTTCCGCACCGGTCTGGAGCGTGGCGAGCTGAACGCTTGCGACACGTTCGGGGCGGGGCGGCTGTAA